The Magnolia sinica isolate HGM2019 chromosome 9, MsV1, whole genome shotgun sequence genome contains a region encoding:
- the LOC131255669 gene encoding transcription factor bHLH49-like isoform X2 produces MESNEKDKLEMEKSGDHFNYQTSNISSEWQFGCANLANLPIDLVPTDKSVANPLIGSSVSMVESFCPNLWDRRGGGLLQTGAGILPQSLSQFPTDSAFIERAARFSSFSNGNVSDVAMFPFGISKSLGPYSMGSGIQAPEVLSANGLKVALGSQSLKKELHVAEVSNAVSPIVDHGATEGNPMSAAEREKGGNLMAFDEGKHRIRVSCNESEEADFSGGGQDGPMISDNAVGESSGRGVSAQKRKRSSKHLELDQVKGVEQSSVKTAKESIEATAKGEQKPNSTLTRSTGKLGKESSQSSDAPKEDYIHVRARRGQATNSHSLAERVRREKISERMKFLQDLVPGCSKVTGKAVMLDEIINYVQSLQQQVEFLSMKLATVNPQLDFNIEGLLSKDILQARSCVPSTIGFSPDMGISHSQLHASQRSLIQAGIPGIGNPSDMLQRTINSQLTAMNGYKELTPQITNGWDEGFTNMVQMSFGANAPLNTQELNGLLPPPSHKKVEL; encoded by the exons ATGGAGTCGAATGAGAAGGATAAACTTGAGATGGAGAAGAGTGGGGACCACTTCAATTACCAAACATCTAATATTTCATCCGAGTGGCAATTTGGTTGTGCCAATCTCGCAAATCTGCCTATTGATTTGGTTCCTACCGACAAATCTGTTGCAAATCCATTGATTGGTTCttctgtttcaatggtagagtccTTTTGCCCCAATCTTTGGGATCGTCGAGGGGGTGGGCTTTTACAAACTGGAGCCGGAATCCTCCCTCAGAGTTTATCTCAGTTCCCTACCGATTCTGCTTTCATTGAGCGGGCAGCACGGTTTTCATCTTTCAGCAATGGGAATGTTAGTGACGTGGCGATGTTCCCGTTTGGCATTTCCAAATCTTTGGGTCCTTATTCCATgggtagtgggatccaagcgccGGAGGTTCTGTCTGCTAATGGTTTGAAAGTTGCCTTGGGGTCGCAATCTCTTAAGAAGGAATTGCATGTGGCTGAAGTTTCCAATGCTGTTTCTCCAATTGTTGATCATGGGGCAACCGAAGGGAATCCGATGAGTGCTGCCGAAAGGGAAAAGGGGGGTAATTTGATGGCATTTGATGAAGGGAAACATCGAATTAGGGTGTCGTGCAATGAGTCTGAAGAAGCTGACTTTAGTGGCGGTGGTCAAGATGGACCGATGATTTCGGATAATGCTGTTGGGGAAAGTTCAGGTAGAGGAGTTAGTGCCCAGAAAAGGAAAAGGAGCAGTAAG CACCTTGAATTAGACCAAGTCAAAGGAGTTGAACAGTCATCAGTCAAAACTGCAAAAGAGAGCATTGAAGCAACAGCGAAAGGAGAACAAAAACCAAATTCAACACTTACTAGGTCTACTGGAAAACTAGGTAAAGAGAGCTCTCAAAGTTCAGATGCCCCCAAGGAAGATTATATTCATGTTAGAGCACGGCGAGGACAGGCCACAAACAGCCACAGCCTTGCGGAAAGA GTGAGAAGGGAAAAGATCAGTGAAAGGATGAAATTTCTTCAAGACCTTGTACCTGGCTGCAGCAAG GTAACTGGTAAGGCAGTCATGCTAGATGAGATTATCAACTATGTACAATCACTGCAGCAACAGGTTGAG TTTTTGTCAATGAAGCTTGCAACTGTCAATCCGCAGTTGGATTTCAACATTGAAGGGCTCCTCTCAAAAGAT ATTCTTCAAGCACGAAGCTGCGTGCCATCCACTATTGGATTTTCGCCTGATATGGGCATTTCTCATTCTCAACTACATGCATCTCAACGAAGCCTGATTCAAGCAGGAATCCCTGGCATTGGGAATCCTTCAGATATGCTTCAAAGAACTATCAATTCTCAATTGACTGCCATGAATGGATACAAAGAACTCACACCTCAG ATTACCAATGGATGGGATGAAGGGTTCACCAATATGGTGCAGATGAGCTTTGGTGCGAATGCCCCTTTGAACACTCAAGAACTAAATG GTTTGTTGCCGCCTCCCAGTCACAAGAAAGTTGAGCTTTGA
- the LOC131255669 gene encoding transcription factor bHLH49-like isoform X4 codes for MESNEKDKLEMEKSGDHFNYQTSNISSEWQFGCANLANLPIDLVPTDKSVANPLIGSSVSMVESFCPNLWDRRGGGLLQTGAGILPQSLSQFPTDSAFIERAARFSSFSNGNVSDVAMFPFGISKSLGPYSMGSGIQAPEVLSANGLKVALGSQSLKKELHVAEVSNAVSPIVDHGATEGNPMSAAEREKGGNLMAFDEGKHRIRVSCNESEEADFSGGGQDGPMISDNAVGESSGRGVSAQKRKRSSKHLELDQVKGVEQSSVKTAKESIEATAKGEQKPNSTLTRSTGKLGKESSQSSDAPKEDYIHVRARRGQATNSHSLAERVRREKISERMKFLQDLVPGCSKVTGKAVMLDEIINYVQSLQQQVEFLSMKLATVNPQLDFNIEGLLSKDITNGWDEGFTNMVQMSFGANAPLNTQELNGLLPPPSHKKVEL; via the exons ATGGAGTCGAATGAGAAGGATAAACTTGAGATGGAGAAGAGTGGGGACCACTTCAATTACCAAACATCTAATATTTCATCCGAGTGGCAATTTGGTTGTGCCAATCTCGCAAATCTGCCTATTGATTTGGTTCCTACCGACAAATCTGTTGCAAATCCATTGATTGGTTCttctgtttcaatggtagagtccTTTTGCCCCAATCTTTGGGATCGTCGAGGGGGTGGGCTTTTACAAACTGGAGCCGGAATCCTCCCTCAGAGTTTATCTCAGTTCCCTACCGATTCTGCTTTCATTGAGCGGGCAGCACGGTTTTCATCTTTCAGCAATGGGAATGTTAGTGACGTGGCGATGTTCCCGTTTGGCATTTCCAAATCTTTGGGTCCTTATTCCATgggtagtgggatccaagcgccGGAGGTTCTGTCTGCTAATGGTTTGAAAGTTGCCTTGGGGTCGCAATCTCTTAAGAAGGAATTGCATGTGGCTGAAGTTTCCAATGCTGTTTCTCCAATTGTTGATCATGGGGCAACCGAAGGGAATCCGATGAGTGCTGCCGAAAGGGAAAAGGGGGGTAATTTGATGGCATTTGATGAAGGGAAACATCGAATTAGGGTGTCGTGCAATGAGTCTGAAGAAGCTGACTTTAGTGGCGGTGGTCAAGATGGACCGATGATTTCGGATAATGCTGTTGGGGAAAGTTCAGGTAGAGGAGTTAGTGCCCAGAAAAGGAAAAGGAGCAGTAAG CACCTTGAATTAGACCAAGTCAAAGGAGTTGAACAGTCATCAGTCAAAACTGCAAAAGAGAGCATTGAAGCAACAGCGAAAGGAGAACAAAAACCAAATTCAACACTTACTAGGTCTACTGGAAAACTAGGTAAAGAGAGCTCTCAAAGTTCAGATGCCCCCAAGGAAGATTATATTCATGTTAGAGCACGGCGAGGACAGGCCACAAACAGCCACAGCCTTGCGGAAAGA GTGAGAAGGGAAAAGATCAGTGAAAGGATGAAATTTCTTCAAGACCTTGTACCTGGCTGCAGCAAG GTAACTGGTAAGGCAGTCATGCTAGATGAGATTATCAACTATGTACAATCACTGCAGCAACAGGTTGAG TTTTTGTCAATGAAGCTTGCAACTGTCAATCCGCAGTTGGATTTCAACATTGAAGGGCTCCTCTCAAAAGAT ATTACCAATGGATGGGATGAAGGGTTCACCAATATGGTGCAGATGAGCTTTGGTGCGAATGCCCCTTTGAACACTCAAGAACTAAATG GTTTGTTGCCGCCTCCCAGTCACAAGAAAGTTGAGCTTTGA
- the LOC131255669 gene encoding transcription factor bHLH49-like isoform X5 produces the protein MESNEKDKLEMEKSGDHFNYQTSNISSEWQFGCANLANLPIDLVPTDKSVANPLIGSSVSMVESFCPNLWDRRGGGLLQTGAGILPQSLSQFPTDSAFIERAARFSSFSNGNVSDVAMFPFGISKSLGPYSMGSGIQAPEVLSANGLKVALGSQSLKKELHVAEVSNAVSPIVDHGATEGNPMSAAEREKGGNLMAFDEGKHRIRVSCNESEEADFSGGGQDGPMISDNAVGESSGRGVSAQKRKRSSKHLELDQVKGVEQSSVKTAKESIEATAKGEQKPNSTLTRSTGKLGKESSQSSDAPKEDYIHVRARRGQATNSHSLAERVRREKISERMKFLQDLVPGCSKVTGKAVMLDEIINYVQSLQQQVEFLSMKLATVNPQLDFNIEGLLSKDITNGWDEGFTNMVQMSFGANAPLNTQELNG, from the exons ATGGAGTCGAATGAGAAGGATAAACTTGAGATGGAGAAGAGTGGGGACCACTTCAATTACCAAACATCTAATATTTCATCCGAGTGGCAATTTGGTTGTGCCAATCTCGCAAATCTGCCTATTGATTTGGTTCCTACCGACAAATCTGTTGCAAATCCATTGATTGGTTCttctgtttcaatggtagagtccTTTTGCCCCAATCTTTGGGATCGTCGAGGGGGTGGGCTTTTACAAACTGGAGCCGGAATCCTCCCTCAGAGTTTATCTCAGTTCCCTACCGATTCTGCTTTCATTGAGCGGGCAGCACGGTTTTCATCTTTCAGCAATGGGAATGTTAGTGACGTGGCGATGTTCCCGTTTGGCATTTCCAAATCTTTGGGTCCTTATTCCATgggtagtgggatccaagcgccGGAGGTTCTGTCTGCTAATGGTTTGAAAGTTGCCTTGGGGTCGCAATCTCTTAAGAAGGAATTGCATGTGGCTGAAGTTTCCAATGCTGTTTCTCCAATTGTTGATCATGGGGCAACCGAAGGGAATCCGATGAGTGCTGCCGAAAGGGAAAAGGGGGGTAATTTGATGGCATTTGATGAAGGGAAACATCGAATTAGGGTGTCGTGCAATGAGTCTGAAGAAGCTGACTTTAGTGGCGGTGGTCAAGATGGACCGATGATTTCGGATAATGCTGTTGGGGAAAGTTCAGGTAGAGGAGTTAGTGCCCAGAAAAGGAAAAGGAGCAGTAAG CACCTTGAATTAGACCAAGTCAAAGGAGTTGAACAGTCATCAGTCAAAACTGCAAAAGAGAGCATTGAAGCAACAGCGAAAGGAGAACAAAAACCAAATTCAACACTTACTAGGTCTACTGGAAAACTAGGTAAAGAGAGCTCTCAAAGTTCAGATGCCCCCAAGGAAGATTATATTCATGTTAGAGCACGGCGAGGACAGGCCACAAACAGCCACAGCCTTGCGGAAAGA GTGAGAAGGGAAAAGATCAGTGAAAGGATGAAATTTCTTCAAGACCTTGTACCTGGCTGCAGCAAG GTAACTGGTAAGGCAGTCATGCTAGATGAGATTATCAACTATGTACAATCACTGCAGCAACAGGTTGAG TTTTTGTCAATGAAGCTTGCAACTGTCAATCCGCAGTTGGATTTCAACATTGAAGGGCTCCTCTCAAAAGAT ATTACCAATGGATGGGATGAAGGGTTCACCAATATGGTGCAGATGAGCTTTGGTGCGAATGCCCCTTTGAACACTCAAGAACTAAATG
- the LOC131255669 gene encoding transcription factor bHLH49-like isoform X1 produces MESNEKDKLEMEKSGDHFNYQTSNISSEWQFGCANLANLPIDLVPTDKSVANPLIGSSVSMVESFCPNLWDRRGGGLLQTGAGILPQSLSQFPTDSAFIERAARFSSFSNGNVSDVAMFPFGISKSLGPYSMGSGIQAPEVLSANGLKVALGSQSLKKELHVAEVSNAVSPIVDHGATEGNPMSAAEREKGGNLMAFDEGKHRIRVSCNESEEADFSGGGQDGPMISDNAVGESSGRGVSAQKRKRSSKHLELDQVKGVEQSSVKTAKESIEATAKGEQKPNSTLTRSTGKLGKESSQSSDAPKEDYIHVRARRGQATNSHSLAERVRREKISERMKFLQDLVPGCSKVTGKAVMLDEIINYVQSLQQQVEFLSMKLATVNPQLDFNIEGLLSKDILQARSCVPSTIGFSPDMGISHSQLHASQRSLIQAGIPGIGNPSDMLQRTINSQLTAMNGYKELTPQITNGWDEGFTNMVQMSFGANAPLNTQELNEGWRWKLKVPVHVLHKIRSCYIFQ; encoded by the exons ATGGAGTCGAATGAGAAGGATAAACTTGAGATGGAGAAGAGTGGGGACCACTTCAATTACCAAACATCTAATATTTCATCCGAGTGGCAATTTGGTTGTGCCAATCTCGCAAATCTGCCTATTGATTTGGTTCCTACCGACAAATCTGTTGCAAATCCATTGATTGGTTCttctgtttcaatggtagagtccTTTTGCCCCAATCTTTGGGATCGTCGAGGGGGTGGGCTTTTACAAACTGGAGCCGGAATCCTCCCTCAGAGTTTATCTCAGTTCCCTACCGATTCTGCTTTCATTGAGCGGGCAGCACGGTTTTCATCTTTCAGCAATGGGAATGTTAGTGACGTGGCGATGTTCCCGTTTGGCATTTCCAAATCTTTGGGTCCTTATTCCATgggtagtgggatccaagcgccGGAGGTTCTGTCTGCTAATGGTTTGAAAGTTGCCTTGGGGTCGCAATCTCTTAAGAAGGAATTGCATGTGGCTGAAGTTTCCAATGCTGTTTCTCCAATTGTTGATCATGGGGCAACCGAAGGGAATCCGATGAGTGCTGCCGAAAGGGAAAAGGGGGGTAATTTGATGGCATTTGATGAAGGGAAACATCGAATTAGGGTGTCGTGCAATGAGTCTGAAGAAGCTGACTTTAGTGGCGGTGGTCAAGATGGACCGATGATTTCGGATAATGCTGTTGGGGAAAGTTCAGGTAGAGGAGTTAGTGCCCAGAAAAGGAAAAGGAGCAGTAAG CACCTTGAATTAGACCAAGTCAAAGGAGTTGAACAGTCATCAGTCAAAACTGCAAAAGAGAGCATTGAAGCAACAGCGAAAGGAGAACAAAAACCAAATTCAACACTTACTAGGTCTACTGGAAAACTAGGTAAAGAGAGCTCTCAAAGTTCAGATGCCCCCAAGGAAGATTATATTCATGTTAGAGCACGGCGAGGACAGGCCACAAACAGCCACAGCCTTGCGGAAAGA GTGAGAAGGGAAAAGATCAGTGAAAGGATGAAATTTCTTCAAGACCTTGTACCTGGCTGCAGCAAG GTAACTGGTAAGGCAGTCATGCTAGATGAGATTATCAACTATGTACAATCACTGCAGCAACAGGTTGAG TTTTTGTCAATGAAGCTTGCAACTGTCAATCCGCAGTTGGATTTCAACATTGAAGGGCTCCTCTCAAAAGAT ATTCTTCAAGCACGAAGCTGCGTGCCATCCACTATTGGATTTTCGCCTGATATGGGCATTTCTCATTCTCAACTACATGCATCTCAACGAAGCCTGATTCAAGCAGGAATCCCTGGCATTGGGAATCCTTCAGATATGCTTCAAAGAACTATCAATTCTCAATTGACTGCCATGAATGGATACAAAGAACTCACACCTCAG ATTACCAATGGATGGGATGAAGGGTTCACCAATATGGTGCAGATGAGCTTTGGTGCGAATGCCCCTTTGAACACTCAAGAACTAAATG AAGGTTGGAGATGGAAGTTGAAGGTTCCTGTTCATGTACTGCACAAGATCAGATCATGTTACATTTTTCAATGA
- the LOC131255669 gene encoding transcription factor bHLH49-like isoform X3 translates to MESNEKDKLEMEKSGDHFNYQTSNISSEWQFGCANLANLPIDLVPTDKSVANPLIGSSVSMVESFCPNLWDRRGGGLLQTGAGILPQSLSQFPTDSAFIERAARFSSFSNGNVSDVAMFPFGISKSLGPYSMGSGIQAPEVLSANGLKVALGSQSLKKELHVAEVSNAVSPIVDHGATEGNPMSAAEREKGGNLMAFDEGKHRIRVSCNESEEADFSGGGQDGPMISDNAVGESSGRGVSAQKRKRSSKHLELDQVKGVEQSSVKTAKESIEATAKGEQKPNSTLTRSTGKLGKESSQSSDAPKEDYIHVRARRGQATNSHSLAERVRREKISERMKFLQDLVPGCSKVTGKAVMLDEIINYVQSLQQQVEFLSMKLATVNPQLDFNIEGLLSKDILQARSCVPSTIGFSPDMGISHSQLHASQRSLIQAGIPGIGNPSDMLQRTINSQLTAMNGYKELTPQITNGWDEGFTNMVQMSFGANAPLNTQELNG, encoded by the exons ATGGAGTCGAATGAGAAGGATAAACTTGAGATGGAGAAGAGTGGGGACCACTTCAATTACCAAACATCTAATATTTCATCCGAGTGGCAATTTGGTTGTGCCAATCTCGCAAATCTGCCTATTGATTTGGTTCCTACCGACAAATCTGTTGCAAATCCATTGATTGGTTCttctgtttcaatggtagagtccTTTTGCCCCAATCTTTGGGATCGTCGAGGGGGTGGGCTTTTACAAACTGGAGCCGGAATCCTCCCTCAGAGTTTATCTCAGTTCCCTACCGATTCTGCTTTCATTGAGCGGGCAGCACGGTTTTCATCTTTCAGCAATGGGAATGTTAGTGACGTGGCGATGTTCCCGTTTGGCATTTCCAAATCTTTGGGTCCTTATTCCATgggtagtgggatccaagcgccGGAGGTTCTGTCTGCTAATGGTTTGAAAGTTGCCTTGGGGTCGCAATCTCTTAAGAAGGAATTGCATGTGGCTGAAGTTTCCAATGCTGTTTCTCCAATTGTTGATCATGGGGCAACCGAAGGGAATCCGATGAGTGCTGCCGAAAGGGAAAAGGGGGGTAATTTGATGGCATTTGATGAAGGGAAACATCGAATTAGGGTGTCGTGCAATGAGTCTGAAGAAGCTGACTTTAGTGGCGGTGGTCAAGATGGACCGATGATTTCGGATAATGCTGTTGGGGAAAGTTCAGGTAGAGGAGTTAGTGCCCAGAAAAGGAAAAGGAGCAGTAAG CACCTTGAATTAGACCAAGTCAAAGGAGTTGAACAGTCATCAGTCAAAACTGCAAAAGAGAGCATTGAAGCAACAGCGAAAGGAGAACAAAAACCAAATTCAACACTTACTAGGTCTACTGGAAAACTAGGTAAAGAGAGCTCTCAAAGTTCAGATGCCCCCAAGGAAGATTATATTCATGTTAGAGCACGGCGAGGACAGGCCACAAACAGCCACAGCCTTGCGGAAAGA GTGAGAAGGGAAAAGATCAGTGAAAGGATGAAATTTCTTCAAGACCTTGTACCTGGCTGCAGCAAG GTAACTGGTAAGGCAGTCATGCTAGATGAGATTATCAACTATGTACAATCACTGCAGCAACAGGTTGAG TTTTTGTCAATGAAGCTTGCAACTGTCAATCCGCAGTTGGATTTCAACATTGAAGGGCTCCTCTCAAAAGAT ATTCTTCAAGCACGAAGCTGCGTGCCATCCACTATTGGATTTTCGCCTGATATGGGCATTTCTCATTCTCAACTACATGCATCTCAACGAAGCCTGATTCAAGCAGGAATCCCTGGCATTGGGAATCCTTCAGATATGCTTCAAAGAACTATCAATTCTCAATTGACTGCCATGAATGGATACAAAGAACTCACACCTCAG ATTACCAATGGATGGGATGAAGGGTTCACCAATATGGTGCAGATGAGCTTTGGTGCGAATGCCCCTTTGAACACTCAAGAACTAAATG